Proteins from a genomic interval of Spiroplasma diminutum CUAS-1:
- a CDS encoding ABC transporter permease encodes MKKNIFFLLIKQGLKGVFRYKTQFILIVILGFFASLILSVTNSINDRIKFEYERTMHKVEPFDFYSEDSLETIGSINSKNMVPIMDFISDEYLKDNDGNPLAYNVNIANVNGTKETFITEALKNDKFKTAFNSLINNKEYYNPWFNYKFTDGDEKPYFNAYGINSTNSNIYQTNYWYQTLKIINAEDVNYSPVEVYTNEDNYYIAKQMKNFTNTTISLLKEELNNEIVNPNSNFRSQNSTFAILVNKGILKSEDIVSDLADYNYSELSNFQREINTYIDFAFVSIVYQLNKMIHDYVQYWMDKAIEENSENPSTELVLNEFKKSSKLNNENGNGNGDILYNWLFSDDFNSENSTGNIYEVGAKGQLIHADQKGNVDDKGDALKLISNGKYLENILKGKNDFIKKDDYKYENANVASSYYVRQNLIAQASELDLNSRMEIVYSDNSSEKHFRFILMDQWVEENVTVYQGNKPRTKNEVLVNPQYAKANKINLGSNIKVGQANLIVSGFAADPYTNFPVAEMTVPFPNNKKGAIIYLNKNIVNEVIARNEAKVATTNLYRFITSKNKDNLDKNISIFKSLNYNYLQNLKEDNENNEGKSNIVYPYSLKGFKSSVFSINWILMPLVLKTFSTISYIVCSIILAICIVTMLIAIKKTIQFNSGEIGILKALGTKTSQIAISYISYGLVLLLFVVPITWFIGGYVQELFSILFISYTGGAYNQARFSPEALAILMLLFGLGTILVSYITAYILIKKPVLEILNKKEVVKRIQWLDNLKLRLTKRTKFTTKFSIELAISGIKPTLVSTFTVLIATLLVTTSMSIPGMVNTAVTSYYKNVKYSNQIENLEPIGNSPLSKTSLSPWNGVDYYEQYLNNVKGNYGTVDYLSDSITNVTGPTDYSILPKFLFRKDSTNGNQATPNWTYDTLSKNGELIKMIGYLFGSGLPQTIGRGINIADIQRIIEWLAHTHEEENLFNSTQDRIKRIDELTSLLSEGLPPILKSIFPGEVDDENASNWKDYIMAAILSETPSYVKSYLSKSENRYNQYSFGWTFTNYIPGEDDFYTSTKFITNQNKQMSLVGVQSNQKAYNLKEDSNKMYLDSESLNNLEKVLKGDSTEDITTKNGFKLYSNGNLYIPVTLNDQARFKMNNSKDSIFGIKKFIAKRFVMSQDGVNIPNSAWVYDDEDWIEVSRSSNSRDRYLDPATLDTSKFTFASSYEYTSNDFSFNRAKNAKNIKDYAKGFANFYTENEILKTEVRPYYNYDNLFLIIPDKYEDSLTALSKGDKKNNWYGPLTKKEVPESTKKQWEKVLDGEEPEKYIWIRPYSMTYDSNYQEQEIGGEIVNLLAYKNSFMRQNLLESNPGIIDKDVQMDWNLKSINLVPVSTVDVYGKNVILADQGLANLVHGYSNSQYIPYNYVFEKDQKESYKLADGQSIKTYTWNTAEDLKKRNIEDQIWGNNEQKAYSPSNWFTGIMSQSKEPYFLTSQASFSKNIKTGEFTLGGESKYNDTVEMESVEFLTEQKALINQIANLILTIAISFIVVIIITATLSMIIITDLYVNQYRKFMIVMKSLGYSNWKVIKYSFGTVTLLALIALLLGIAGSIVMVTMTGNYVKHNVGSIPLGLSWWALLISTLLLVASFIGSILITTYKIRKESPVSLMK; translated from the coding sequence ATGAAAAAGAACATTTTTTTCTTGTTGATAAAACAAGGACTGAAGGGTGTTTTTAGATATAAAACACAATTTATTCTGATCGTTATACTTGGTTTTTTTGCATCACTTATTTTAAGTGTTACTAATTCCATAAATGACAGAATAAAATTTGAATATGAAAGAACAATGCATAAGGTTGAACCTTTTGATTTTTACAGTGAAGATTCATTAGAAACAATTGGTTCAATTAATTCTAAAAATATGGTTCCAATAATGGACTTTATATCAGATGAATATTTAAAAGATAATGATGGAAATCCACTTGCATATAATGTAAATATAGCAAATGTAAATGGGACTAAAGAGACTTTTATTACAGAAGCTTTAAAAAATGATAAATTTAAAACTGCATTTAATTCTTTAATAAATAATAAAGAATATTATAATCCATGATTTAATTATAAATTTACTGATGGTGATGAAAAACCATATTTTAATGCATATGGTATAAATTCAACTAATTCAAATATCTATCAAACTAATTATTGATATCAGACATTAAAAATAATTAATGCAGAAGATGTAAATTATTCTCCAGTTGAAGTCTATACAAATGAAGATAATTACTATATTGCAAAACAAATGAAAAATTTTACAAATACAACAATCAGTTTATTAAAAGAAGAACTTAATAATGAAATAGTTAATCCTAATTCAAACTTTAGATCTCAGAATTCTACTTTTGCAATTCTAGTCAATAAAGGAATTTTAAAATCTGAAGATATAGTTTCAGATTTAGCAGATTATAATTATTCAGAATTATCAAATTTTCAAAGAGAAATTAATACTTATATTGACTTTGCATTTGTTTCAATAGTATATCAACTAAATAAAATGATTCATGATTATGTTCAATATTGAATGGACAAAGCTATTGAAGAAAATTCAGAAAATCCAAGTACAGAGCTTGTCTTAAATGAATTTAAGAAATCAAGTAAACTTAATAATGAAAATGGAAATGGAAATGGAGATATTCTTTATAACTGATTATTTTCTGATGACTTTAATAGTGAAAATTCAACAGGAAATATTTATGAAGTTGGTGCTAAAGGTCAATTAATTCATGCAGATCAAAAAGGTAATGTTGACGATAAAGGTGACGCACTAAAACTAATTAGTAATGGTAAATATCTTGAAAATATTTTAAAAGGTAAGAATGATTTTATAAAAAAAGATGATTATAAGTATGAAAATGCAAATGTTGCATCATCATACTATGTAAGACAAAATTTAATAGCTCAAGCATCAGAATTGGATCTCAATTCTAGAATGGAAATAGTATATTCAGATAATTCATCTGAAAAACATTTTAGATTTATCTTAATGGATCAATGAGTTGAAGAAAATGTAACTGTGTATCAAGGGAATAAGCCAAGAACTAAAAATGAAGTACTTGTAAATCCCCAATATGCAAAAGCAAATAAAATTAATTTAGGAAGTAATATTAAAGTTGGGCAAGCAAACTTAATTGTTTCAGGTTTTGCAGCAGATCCATATACTAACTTTCCGGTTGCAGAAATGACAGTACCTTTTCCAAATAATAAAAAAGGTGCAATAATTTACTTAAATAAGAATATTGTAAATGAAGTTATTGCCAGAAACGAAGCAAAAGTTGCTACAACAAATTTATATAGATTCATAACATCAAAAAATAAAGATAATTTAGATAAAAATATAAGTATATTTAAATCTCTTAATTATAACTATTTACAAAATTTAAAAGAAGATAATGAAAATAATGAAGGTAAATCAAATATTGTTTATCCTTATTCACTAAAGGGATTTAAATCAAGTGTATTTTCAATTAACTGAATCTTAATGCCTTTAGTACTAAAAACTTTTTCAACAATATCATACATAGTTTGTTCAATAATACTTGCTATATGTATTGTTACAATGTTAATAGCAATCAAAAAAACAATACAGTTTAACTCAGGTGAAATTGGAATTTTAAAAGCATTAGGAACAAAGACAAGTCAAATTGCTATTTCATATATATCATATGGATTAGTACTATTATTATTTGTTGTTCCAATAACATGATTTATTGGGGGATATGTACAAGAGTTATTTTCAATTTTATTCATATCTTACACAGGGGGAGCATATAATCAAGCAAGATTTAGCCCTGAGGCATTAGCTATATTAATGTTGTTATTTGGATTAGGAACTATTCTTGTTTCATATATAACAGCATATATTTTAATAAAAAAACCTGTATTAGAAATTCTTAATAAAAAAGAAGTTGTTAAAAGAATTCAATGATTAGATAATCTAAAATTAAGATTGACTAAAAGAACTAAATTTACTACTAAATTTAGTATTGAATTGGCAATTAGTGGAATTAAGCCAACTTTAGTTTCAACCTTCACTGTTTTAATTGCAACATTATTAGTTACAACTTCAATGTCAATTCCAGGGATGGTAAATACAGCAGTAACTTCATATTACAAAAATGTTAAATATTCAAATCAAATTGAGAATTTAGAGCCAATTGGTAATTCACCATTATCAAAAACTAGTTTATCTCCATGAAATGGTGTTGATTATTATGAGCAATATTTAAATAATGTTAAAGGAAATTATGGAACAGTTGATTATCTTTCTGATTCAATAACAAATGTAACAGGACCAACAGATTATTCTATATTACCTAAATTTTTATTTAGAAAAGACTCAACAAATGGAAATCAAGCAACACCAAATTGAACTTATGATACTTTAAGTAAAAATGGAGAATTAATAAAAATGATTGGGTATTTATTTGGTTCAGGATTACCTCAAACAATTGGTAGAGGTATTAATATCGCAGACATTCAAAGAATAATTGAATGATTAGCCCATACTCATGAGGAAGAAAATTTATTTAATTCTACACAAGATAGAATTAAAAGAATTGATGAACTTACCTCACTTCTATCAGAAGGATTGCCACCAATTTTAAAATCAATATTCCCTGGTGAAGTTGATGATGAAAACGCAAGTAATTGAAAAGATTACATTATGGCAGCTATTCTTAGTGAAACTCCAAGTTATGTAAAAAGTTATTTAAGTAAAAGTGAAAATAGATATAATCAATATTCATTTGGATGGACTTTTACTAACTATATACCAGGAGAAGATGATTTTTATACATCAACTAAATTTATTACAAATCAAAATAAGCAAATGTCTTTAGTAGGAGTACAATCAAACCAAAAAGCTTATAACTTAAAAGAAGATTCAAATAAAATGTATTTAGATTCTGAATCATTAAATAATTTGGAAAAAGTATTAAAAGGTGATTCAACTGAAGATATTACTACAAAAAATGGATTTAAATTATATTCAAATGGAAACTTATATATTCCTGTAACATTAAATGATCAAGCAAGATTTAAAATGAATAATTCAAAAGATTCCATTTTTGGAATAAAAAAATTTATAGCAAAAAGATTTGTTATGTCACAAGATGGAGTTAATATTCCAAATAGTGCATGAGTTTATGATGATGAAGATTGAATTGAGGTTTCACGTTCTTCTAATTCGAGAGATAGATATTTAGATCCTGCAACATTGGATACTTCTAAATTTACTTTCGCAAGTTCATATGAATACACATCAAATGATTTCTCTTTTAATAGAGCTAAAAATGCTAAAAATATAAAAGATTATGCAAAAGGATTTGCAAACTTTTATACAGAAAATGAAATTTTAAAAACTGAAGTTAGACCATATTATAACTATGATAATTTATTTTTAATTATTCCTGATAAGTATGAAGATAGTCTAACTGCATTGTCTAAAGGAGATAAAAAAAATAATTGATATGGACCTCTTACTAAAAAAGAAGTACCTGAATCTACTAAAAAACAATGAGAAAAAGTTTTAGATGGAGAAGAACCTGAAAAATATATATGAATTAGACCTTATTCAATGACTTATGATTCAAACTATCAAGAACAAGAAATTGGAGGAGAAATTGTAAACTTATTAGCTTATAAAAACTCTTTCATGAGACAGAATTTACTTGAAAGTAATCCTGGAATAATAGATAAAGATGTTCAAATGGATTGAAATCTAAAAAGTATAAACTTAGTTCCAGTTTCAACTGTAGATGTTTATGGTAAAAATGTTATTTTAGCAGACCAAGGACTTGCTAATTTAGTACATGGGTACTCAAATTCTCAATATATTCCATATAATTATGTTTTTGAAAAAGATCAAAAGGAAAGCTATAAATTAGCTGATGGTCAAAGTATTAAAACTTATACTTGAAATACTGCAGAAGATTTAAAAAAGAGAAATATTGAAGATCAGATTTGAGGAAATAATGAACAAAAAGCATATAGTCCTTCAAATTGATTTACAGGTATTATGTCTCAATCAAAAGAACCTTACTTTTTAACTAGTCAAGCGTCATTTTCTAAAAATATAAAAACTGGTGAATTTACATTGGGTGGAGAGAGTAAGTATAATGATACAGTTGAAATGGAAAGTGTTGAATTCTTAACAGAACAAAAAGCACTTATAAATCAAATAGCAAATCTTATTTTAACTATTGCCATTTCCTTTATTGTTGTAATTATTATTACAGCTACATTATCAATGATAATAATTACTGATTTATATGTAAATCAGTATAGAAAATTCATGATAGTTATGAAATCACTTGGATATTCAAATTGAAAAGTTATTAAATATTCATTTGGAACAGTAACATTACTTGCCTTAATTGCTTTATTATTAGGAATTGCAGGAAGTATTGTAATGGTTACAATGACTGGAAACTATGTAAAACATAATGTTGGCTCAATTCCATTAGGATTGAGTTGATGAGCACTATTGATATCAACATTATTACTAGTTGCGAGTTTTATTGGTTCGATCTTAATAACAACATATAAAATACGTAAAGAATCGCCTGTCTCATTAATGAAATAA
- a CDS encoding acyltransferase family protein, translated as MRKTNIELLRFLMCITVVMYHTRVGGGESSWIFVSFAPIIGSGVLVFALISGYFMINKSYPSILKLFLTIVFYLTVIIFINLIIESLFFGKIEGFNKTEWLYNYGTINMWYIWTLLFVYILSIPVNYFLKRTNIWYSLFVIVACYATFYGVIRHLEYFKNFSINNIFYLNIIYMTGAWLKLHSHKLMYKNNDLLYIASLVWIPLAMIINIFLFIIIPGKTSYLFGNNNPSSIFTAVSIFHIFSKFKIKENKIINILGKLSIPIYFINYSFIKIFLLFVSNVTANNDLAFILLTSLVFSISFLFALILFWPMEKIINYLNNFIISVIIKCKKFIYIKK; from the coding sequence ATGAGAAAGACTAACATTGAATTGTTAAGGTTTTTAATGTGTATAACTGTGGTTATGTATCATACAAGAGTAGGTGGCGGAGAGTCAAGTTGAATTTTTGTTTCTTTTGCTCCAATTATAGGAAGTGGAGTTTTAGTCTTTGCACTTATTTCAGGATATTTTATGATTAATAAGAGTTATCCAAGTATTTTAAAACTATTTCTTACTATTGTATTTTATTTAACTGTTATTATATTTATAAATTTAATAATAGAAAGTCTATTTTTTGGAAAAATAGAGGGTTTTAATAAAACGGAGTGATTATACAATTATGGGACAATCAATATGTGATACATATGAACTTTATTATTTGTATATATTCTTTCTATTCCTGTTAATTATTTTTTAAAAAGAACTAATATTTGATATTCACTTTTTGTAATAGTTGCTTGTTATGCAACTTTTTATGGAGTCATTAGACATTTAGAGTATTTTAAAAATTTTTCTATTAATAATATATTTTATTTAAATATAATCTACATGACAGGTGCTTGGTTAAAGCTTCATAGTCATAAATTAATGTATAAAAATAATGATCTGTTATATATTGCATCACTAGTATGAATACCATTAGCAATGATTATAAACATCTTTCTTTTTATAATTATTCCAGGTAAAACGAGTTATTTATTTGGAAATAATAATCCTAGTTCAATTTTTACTGCTGTATCTATTTTTCATATATTTAGTAAATTTAAAATTAAGGAAAATAAAATTATTAATATTTTGGGAAAATTATCCATACCTATATATTTTATTAATTATTCATTTATAAAAATATTCTTACTTTTTGTTTCAAATGTAACAGCAAATAATGATCTTGCATTTATTTTATTAACCAGTTTAGTATTTTCAATTTCATTTCTATTTGCTTTGATTTTATTTTGACCAATGGAAAAAATAATAAACTATTTAAATAATTTTATAATTTCAGTTATTATAAAATGTAAAAAATTTATTTATATAAAAAAGTAG
- the alaS gene encoding alanine--tRNA ligase — translation MKKLTANEIRQMWLDFFKSKDHYFLEPVSLVPVEDPSLLWINSGVATLKPYFDGRMNPPSPRLTNSQKSIRTNDIENVGVTARHQTMFEMLGNFSIGDYFKKEAIEFAWELLTSPKWFDINPELLYITVFNEDSEAYDVWTKIIGIKEDHIFKGTRDTNFWDVGQGPCGPNTEIFFDRGENWDPEKIGSKLLEEDIENDRYIEIWNIVFSQFNNDGNNNYAELPRKNIDTGAGFERLVSIFQDAPTNFETDIFFPTIQEVEKLCNSNFKYSIDNYYNENKEQTKVNTAFKVIADHVRAVVFAISDGVFPGNKDRGYIIRRLIRRSSVYGRKLGIQEAFLYKLVDKVIEAMRDFYPYLIEKSESVKEIIKQEEIRFLKTLSKGFEHLENIIKTENKVTGKNALLLFESFGFPIELTVEIASESNVSVDLEDYERLLEETKELARNSRKSDKAWNKQSAILTSLKVESEFIGYEKEDCLTKINFIFEDETSLKQAKDQIVFMTLEKTPFYAEKGGQASDNGYLIDKNENRHLVIDVQTGPGGQHIHKVQVSGTLEVGENVSAQINSEKRFYTMKNHSGTHILQAAIQEVLGKEALQNGSYNDENGLRIDISYNRLPNQEEIDKIHQIISREIKNALPREIIYCSLEEAIEKHNALALFTEKYGGIVRVIKFADFSCELCGGTHVENTKDIEDLFITSVESKGSGVFRYHAVTSHKEVANFLNEQFRKQKVEISSIVDKFNNFKIKLANENIEKEINNILSMDITKNNLNLIKQKVNDLKNLFKPYQKEIENLLIEQNLTKYSNIIPTEKNGLNWIEMEINDLEMKELKTLSDKLQNKFANLIIKFANTTEKIFIVSVSENISNENKAIEIFKNNGTYEVKGGGNNTFAQGKIV, via the coding sequence ATGAAGAAACTTACTGCAAATGAAATTAGACAAATGTGATTAGATTTTTTTAAATCAAAAGATCACTACTTTTTAGAACCTGTTAGTTTAGTACCTGTTGAGGACCCAAGCTTATTATGAATTAATTCAGGTGTGGCTACTTTAAAACCATATTTTGATGGAAGAATGAACCCACCTTCGCCAAGATTAACTAATTCACAAAAATCAATTAGAACAAACGATATTGAAAATGTTGGAGTGACTGCGCGTCATCAAACAATGTTTGAAATGTTAGGGAATTTCTCAATTGGTGATTATTTTAAAAAAGAAGCAATCGAGTTTGCTTGAGAGCTTTTAACTTCTCCAAAATGATTTGATATTAATCCAGAACTTTTATATATAACTGTTTTTAATGAAGATAGTGAAGCATATGATGTCTGAACTAAAATAATTGGTATAAAAGAAGATCATATTTTTAAAGGAACAAGAGATACAAACTTTTGAGATGTTGGTCAAGGTCCATGTGGACCTAATACTGAAATCTTTTTTGACCGTGGAGAAAACTGAGATCCTGAGAAAATAGGTTCGAAACTATTAGAAGAAGATATTGAAAATGATCGTTATATTGAGATTTGAAATATAGTATTTTCTCAATTTAATAATGATGGAAATAATAACTATGCAGAATTACCAAGAAAAAATATAGATACTGGTGCTGGATTTGAAAGACTTGTTTCTATTTTTCAAGATGCACCAACAAATTTTGAAACAGATATATTTTTTCCAACAATTCAAGAAGTTGAAAAACTTTGTAATTCAAATTTTAAATATTCAATTGATAATTACTATAATGAAAACAAAGAGCAAACAAAAGTTAATACTGCTTTTAAAGTAATTGCAGATCATGTTAGAGCAGTAGTTTTTGCAATAAGTGATGGAGTATTTCCAGGAAATAAAGATAGAGGATATATAATTAGAAGATTGATTAGAAGAAGTTCAGTTTATGGAAGAAAATTGGGGATACAAGAAGCATTTTTATATAAGCTAGTTGATAAAGTAATCGAAGCAATGAGAGATTTTTATCCATATTTAATTGAAAAATCAGAATCAGTTAAAGAAATAATTAAACAAGAAGAAATAAGATTTTTAAAAACTCTTTCAAAAGGTTTTGAACATTTAGAAAATATAATTAAAACAGAAAATAAAGTTACAGGAAAAAATGCATTATTATTATTTGAATCATTTGGATTTCCAATTGAATTAACAGTTGAAATTGCAAGTGAATCCAATGTAAGTGTAGATTTAGAAGATTATGAAAGACTGCTTGAAGAAACAAAAGAACTTGCAAGAAATTCAAGAAAAAGTGATAAAGCTTGAAATAAACAATCAGCTATTTTAACAAGTTTAAAAGTTGAAAGTGAATTTATTGGTTATGAAAAAGAGGATTGTTTAACAAAAATTAATTTTATTTTTGAAGATGAAACTTCTTTAAAACAAGCAAAAGATCAAATAGTATTTATGACTCTTGAAAAAACTCCCTTTTATGCAGAAAAAGGTGGACAGGCATCAGATAATGGTTATTTAATAGATAAAAATGAAAATCGTCATTTAGTTATTGATGTACAAACAGGACCTGGTGGACAACATATTCATAAAGTTCAAGTGAGCGGTACTTTAGAAGTTGGTGAAAATGTAAGTGCACAAATAAATAGTGAGAAACGCTTTTACACAATGAAGAATCATTCAGGAACACATATACTTCAAGCTGCAATTCAAGAAGTTTTAGGAAAAGAAGCATTACAAAATGGTAGTTATAATGATGAAAATGGACTAAGAATTGACATTTCTTATAATAGATTGCCAAATCAAGAAGAAATAGATAAAATTCATCAAATAATTTCTAGGGAAATTAAGAATGCATTACCAAGAGAAATCATTTATTGTTCATTAGAAGAAGCTATTGAAAAGCATAATGCTTTAGCTTTATTTACTGAAAAATATGGTGGAATAGTAAGAGTAATTAAATTTGCAGATTTCTCTTGTGAACTTTGTGGTGGAACTCATGTTGAAAATACAAAAGATATTGAAGATTTATTTATAACTTCAGTTGAATCAAAAGGTAGTGGAGTATTTAGATATCATGCTGTAACAAGTCATAAAGAAGTGGCAAACTTTTTAAATGAGCAATTCAGAAAGCAAAAAGTTGAGATTAGTTCAATAGTTGATAAATTTAATAATTTTAAAATTAAATTGGCAAATGAAAATATTGAAAAAGAAATTAATAATATTCTTTCAATGGATATAACAAAAAATAATTTGAATTTAATAAAACAAAAAGTTAATGATTTAAAAAATTTATTTAAGCCATATCAAAAGGAAATTGAAAATTTATTAATTGAACAAAATTTAACAAAGTATTCAAATATTATACCAACTGAAAAAAATGGACTAAATTGAATTGAAATGGAAATTAATGATCTTGAAATGAAAGAACTAAAAACTCTTTCAGATAAATTACAAAATAAATTTGCAAATTTAATTATAAAATTTGCAAATACAACAGAAAAAATATTTATTGTTTCTGTTAGTGAAAATATTTCAAATGAAAATAAAGCAATTGAAATATTTAAGAATAATGGAACTTATGAAGTAAAAGGTGGAGGTAATAATACCTTTGCCCAAGGAAAAATTGTTTAG
- the guaB gene encoding IMP dehydrogenase → MNNNLNGKIINDGITFDDVLLVPGYSEVLPSEVSLKTKLTKNIELSIPLLSSAMDTVTESRLAIEIARAGGIGIIHKNLTIEEQVLEVQKVKRNESGFITDPITITKDTTVENANEIMATYKISGLPVVDEDLKLIGIVTNRDLKYFEDFKATVDVIMTKENLITGNPSNTLEQAKAILLKNRIEKLPIVDENNKLIGLITTKDIDKAIDHPNACKDKKGRLRVGAAVGVSVDCMDRVDALVKAQVDIIVVDSAHGHSKGIIDIVKEIRKKYKDLDIIAGNICTAQGAQALYEAGANSVKVGVGPGSICTTRVVAGVGVPQITAINDVFNWAQDKDVTIIADGGIKYSGDIVKALAAGAHCVMMGSIFAGTEESPGEEIIANGKKYKSYVGMGSLAAMKRGSSDRYFQKGAKKLVPEGIEARVPFKGKMRDVIFQLMGGLKSGMGYTGSKSIDELRLNTKFVRITNASLKESHPHDVELTKEAPNYNK, encoded by the coding sequence ATGAATAATAATTTAAATGGAAAAATAATTAATGATGGAATTACTTTTGATGATGTTTTACTAGTTCCGGGTTATTCGGAAGTATTGCCAAGTGAAGTTAGTTTAAAAACTAAATTAACAAAAAATATTGAATTAAGTATTCCGTTATTAAGTTCAGCTATGGATACAGTTACTGAATCAAGACTTGCAATTGAGATCGCAAGAGCTGGTGGAATTGGTATAATTCATAAAAATTTAACTATTGAAGAGCAAGTTTTAGAAGTTCAGAAAGTTAAAAGAAATGAATCTGGTTTTATTACTGATCCAATTACAATTACAAAAGACACTACTGTTGAAAATGCAAATGAAATTATGGCAACATATAAAATTTCAGGTCTTCCAGTTGTTGATGAAGATTTAAAATTAATTGGTATTGTTACAAATAGAGATTTAAAATATTTTGAGGATTTTAAAGCAACTGTTGATGTAATAATGACAAAAGAAAATTTAATTACAGGAAATCCTTCAAATACTTTAGAACAAGCAAAAGCAATTCTATTAAAAAATAGAATTGAAAAATTACCAATTGTTGATGAAAATAATAAATTAATTGGTTTAATTACTACAAAAGATATTGATAAAGCAATTGATCATCCAAATGCTTGTAAGGATAAAAAAGGTAGATTAAGAGTTGGTGCAGCTGTTGGAGTTAGTGTAGATTGCATGGATAGAGTTGATGCTCTTGTAAAAGCACAAGTTGATATTATTGTAGTTGATTCAGCACATGGACACAGTAAAGGTATTATTGATATTGTCAAAGAAATTAGAAAAAAATATAAAGATTTAGATATTATAGCAGGAAATATTTGTACTGCCCAAGGAGCACAAGCACTTTATGAAGCTGGTGCAAATAGTGTAAAAGTTGGAGTGGGACCAGGAAGTATTTGTACTACAAGAGTTGTTGCAGGAGTTGGTGTTCCTCAAATTACAGCAATAAATGATGTATTTAATTGAGCACAAGACAAAGATGTAACAATAATAGCTGATGGAGGAATTAAATATTCTGGTGATATTGTAAAAGCACTTGCAGCAGGAGCACATTGTGTAATGATGGGAAGTATTTTTGCAGGAACAGAAGAATCTCCTGGAGAAGAAATTATTGCAAATGGTAAAAAATATAAAAGTTATGTTGGTATGGGTTCTCTTGCTGCAATGAAGAGAGGAAGTAGCGACAGATACTTTCAAAAAGGTGCTAAGAAATTAGTACCCGAAGGAATTGAAGCTAGAGTTCCATTCAAAGGAAAAATGAGAGATGTTATTTTTCAATTAATGGGTGGATTAAAAAGTGGAATGGGATATACTGGAAGCAAAAGTATAGATGAATTAAGATTAAACACAAAATTTGTAAGAATTACAAATGCAAGTTTAAAAGAAAGTCATCCCCATGATGTGGAACTTACAAAAGAAGCTCCAAATTATAATAAATAA